GGCGGGTGAGTTGTGGTGCCCAACGTGTGGCAGCGCCGTGCTGGCGGGCTGGGGATGGGCGAGGTCGCGGCAGGTGCGTGGCCCGGACGGGCCGGCGCAGCTTTGTCCGCGCCGGTCGCGGTGCACCGGCTGCGGGGTGACGCATGTGTTGTTGCCGGTGAGCGCGCTACTGCGCCGTGCCGATGCGGCGGCGGTGATCGTGTCGGCGTTGGTTGCGAAAGCGCGGTGTGGCTTGGGGTTTCGGCGGATCGCAGCTGTTCTGGGTCGCCCGGGTGAGACGGTGCGGGGCTGGTTGCGGCGCTTCGCTGAGCGGGCCGAGTCGGTGCGGTCGGTGTTCACCGTCTGGCTGCGTGCGGTGGACCCGGATCCGGTGATGCCGGATGCGGCAGGCGGGGTGTTCGCCGATGCGGTGACGGTGATGGCTGCGGTCGGGGCAGTGATCGCGCGCCGGTTCGCGCTGCCCACGGTGTCGCTGGCCGAGGCCGCGGTGGCGATGTCGGGTGGGCGGTTGTTGGCGCCGGGCTGGCCCGACCGGCGGGTGCAACACGAGTCGACCCTGCCGTAGCCGTCGATGTGGCCGTAATTCTGTGCGCTGTCGTGTGTTTCAAGGACAGCAAACGGAAAGGAGCGGCCGGTGGCGGTCGGCGATGATGAGGCGAAGGTGCGCGCGGAGCGGGCCCGGGCGATCGGGTTGTTTCGGTATCAGTTGATTCGGGAGGCGGCGGATCCGGCGCATTCCACCAAGCAGCGGGGAAAGATGGTGCGCGAGTTGGCCTCGCGCGAGCACCTCGACCCGTTCGGGCGGCGGGTGCGTATCAGTCGGCAGACCATCGATCGGTGGATCCGGGACTGGCGGGCCGGCGGGTTCGACGCGCTGGTGCCCAGCCCGCGCCAATGCACGCCGCGCACCCCGGCCGAGGTGCTGGAGCTGGCGGTGGCGCTGCGGCGGGAGAACCCGGAGCGCACCGCCGCGGCGATCCGCCGGATCCTGCGCACCCAGCTGGGCTGGGCACCGGATGAACGCACCTTGCAGCGCAACTTTCACCGGCTCGGGCTCACCGGCGCCACCGCCGGCGGGTCTGCCCCGGCGGTGTTCGGCCGGTTCGAGGCCGAGCACCCGAACGACCTGTGGGTTGGAGATGCGTTACACGGCTTACGAATCCAGGCCCGCAAGACCTACTTGTTCGCTTTTCTAGACGATCATTCCCGGCTGCTGTCCGGCTACCGCTGGGGCTATGCCGAGGACACCGTGCGCCTAGCCGCCGCGCTGCGCCCGGCGCTGGCCTCCCGCGGCGTGCCGACTGCGGTGTATGTCGATAACGGCTCGGCCTATGTGGATACGTGGTTGTTGCGGGCGTGCGCGAAGCTCGGTGTGCGCCTGGTTCATTCGACGCCAGGTCGGCCAGAAGGCAGGGGGAAGATAGAGAGGTTTTTCAGGACCGTGCGCGAGCAGTTCCTGGTCGAGATCACCGGCGACCCCGACGTCGTCGGCCGTCACCACGTGACCGATCTGGCCGAATTGAATCGGCTCTTCGCAGCCTGGGTGGAAACCGTCTATCACCGCACGGTGCATTCCGAAACCGGACAAACCCCGCTGGCCCGCTGGTCAGTCACCGGCCCCATCGCGCTGCCCGCCCCGCAGACGCTCACCGAGGCATTCCTGTGGGAGGAATACCGCCGCGTGACCAAGACCGCCACCGTGGCGCTACACGGCAATAGCTACGAGGTCGACCCGGCATTGGTCGGCCGAAAAAGTCGAGCTGGTCTTCGACCCGTTCGATTTGACCCGCATCGAGGTCCGTCTGGCCGGCGTCCCGATGGGGCTGGCGATCCCCGCACCACATCGGGCGCCATTCGCACCCGAAAGCCAAACCCGAAACCCCCACCGCGCCACCGAAACCCAGTGGCATCGACTACGCCAAGTTGATCGAGACCGCGCACGCGGCCGAGCTCGCCCGCGGTGTCAACTACGCCGCCCTGTCCGGGGCTGCCGATCAGATCCCCGGCCAGCTCGACCTTCTCACCGGCCAGGAGGCCCGACCACAATGATGGACAAACTGATCTCCTACTACGGTTTCTCCCGGATGCCGTTCGGCCGCGATCTGGCCCCTTCCATGCTGCATCGCCACAGCGCCCACAACGAAGCGGTCGCCCGCATCGGCTGGTGCATCGCCGATCGCCGTATCGGCGTGATCACCGGCGAGGTCGGCGCCGGCAAGACCGTCGCCGTGCGCGCCGCGCTGGCCGCCCTGGACCGTAGCCGCCACACCGTCATCTACCTGCCCGATCCCACCGTCGGGGTGCGCGGCATCCACCACCGCATCGTCGCCTCACTGGGCGGCCAGCCGCTGACCCATCACGCCACCCTGGCCCCACAGGCCGCCGACGCGCTGGCCGCCGAACACGCCGAGCGCGGACGCACCCCCGTAGCGGTCGTCGAGGAGGCCCACCTGCTCGGCTATGACCAATTAGAAGCGTTGCGGCTCTTGACAAATCATGATCTCGACTCGTCGAGCCCGTTCGCCTGCCTGCTCGTCGGCCAACCCACCCTGCGGCGGCGGATGAAACTCGGCGTGCTCGCCGCGCTCGACCAGCGCATCGGGCTGCGCTACACGATGCAGCCGATGACCGACAAGGAGACCGGTAGCTACCTGCGTCACCACCTGGCGCTGGCCGGGCGTGACGACACGCTGTTCTCCGACGACGCGGTCACGCTCGTTCATCAAACCAGCCGCGGCTATCCGCGCGCCGTCAACAACCTCGCGCTGCAAGCCCTCGTCGCCGCCTTCGCCGCCGACAAGGCCATCGTGGATGAATCCTCCACCCGCACGGCCATCGCCGAAGTCACGGCGGACTGAACACCACCCCGACACCCCGAACACCACCGACCCCGCCGGACATCTCCCGGCGGGGTCATTTCATGACCGCACACCCTCACCGTCAATGCCGCCATCGTGCTCATCCTGAGCGCCGGTCAACACCTTGGCACCATCTGAGCAGGTCTTCGTTGATGAATTCTGATCCGTTGTCGGAGTCCACCCCCAGGATCGGGAACGGCATCCTGCGGGCGATGTCATTGAGGGCGGCCAACACGGTCTTGGCGGCCCTGTCAGGCAGTGAGCGATTCTCGGTCCAGCCGGTGGCGATGTCGGTGACCGTCAGCGTGAAGGCATGGCCCCCACCGCGATTGCCGCCGTCGTGAAAGACCGTGTCGATCTCGACGAACCCGGGTCGGGCGTCGTCCCATTCTGCCCAGGTGCGCACCGGGATCTGACTTTTGAGAGCGATCCCGGCTTGGTGCCCACACGCCCCTTACGGTGTTTGGCTCGCTCACCGGCCAGGCGGCGATCGATGGTGGCCGCCGACATCGACACCAGTAGTTCGGCGGTGTCCTCATCGATGACCAGCTCCCCGAAATGACGCAGCACGGCCACCAGTTCGCCGAGCATCGGCGCAAGCCGTTTGCCGGCGGGCATTCCGAGCACTGTCCAGCAGAGCGTCAGTGCCGCAATGACATCGGGCCCGTACTTCACGGGCCGGGGACTGCGCGGGGTGACGATCTTGGGTTGCAGCGCCG
This is a stretch of genomic DNA from Mycobacterium lacus. It encodes these proteins:
- a CDS encoding ExeA family protein, encoding MMDKLISYYGFSRMPFGRDLAPSMLHRHSAHNEAVARIGWCIADRRIGVITGEVGAGKTVAVRAALAALDRSRHTVIYLPDPTVGVRGIHHRIVASLGGQPLTHHATLAPQAADALAAEHAERGRTPVAVVEEAHLLGYDQLEALRLLTNHDLDSSSPFACLLVGQPTLRRRMKLGVLAALDQRIGLRYTMQPMTDKETGSYLRHHLALAGRDDTLFSDDAVTLVHQTSRGYPRAVNNLALQALVAAFAADKAIVDESSTRTAIAEVTAD